In Euphorbia lathyris chromosome 10, ddEupLath1.1, whole genome shotgun sequence, a single genomic region encodes these proteins:
- the LOC136208984 gene encoding putative HVA22-like protein g, which translates to MLGDFLTRIFILLLGYAYPAFECYKSVEKNKVTIDELRFWCQYWIIIAIITVFERFGDIFISWLPMYGELKLAFFIYLWYPKTKGTGYIYETMFKPIIAKHENEIDRKLMELKARAWDFALYYWQNCTKMGQSTFFQLLEYLASQSGKVQVPKKEPDTKSKKDDNHEPSAPPRAAARDSEEVSVHPRRAARDSEEGSVHHRAAAFLSESPSMSKHRNSKWPPRPPTSGTINRSVSELSKSNRFQVRLDEQTESVKTLDSTAESEPNNNLLQARMKLRRSTTMQA; encoded by the exons ATGTTGGGAGATTTTTTAACCAGAATCTTCAT ATTGCTTCTTGGGTATGCATACCCTGCTTTTGAATGTTATAAATCTGTGGAGAAGAATAAAGTTACAATTGATGAACTCAGGTTCTGGTGTCAATATTG GATCATAATTGCAATTATTACAGTATTTGAGAGATTTGGCGATATATTCATCTCATG GTTGCCTATGTATGGTGAGCTGAAGCTTGCATTCTTTATCTACTTATGGTATCCAAAAACTAAG GGAACTGGGTACATCTATGAGACAATGTTTAAGCCTATAATAGCAAAGCATGAAAATGAAATAGACAGGAAGTTAATGGAATTGAAAGCTAGAGCCTGGGATTTTGCCTTGTATTATTGGCAAAACTGCACTAAAATGGGGCAGAGTACATTCTTTCAACTGCTAGAGTACCTAGCTTCTCAATCTGGAAAAGTTCAAGTCCCTAAGAAGGAACCAGACACAAAGTCTAAG AAGGATGACAACCACGAACCAAGCGCGCCTCCTAGAGCAGCGGCGCGTGATTCTGAGGAAGTTAGTGTACATCCTCGAAGGGCAGCGCGTGATTCTGAGGAAGGAAGCGTTCATCATCGAGCGGCAGCTTTTCTAAGTGAATCGCCGTCGATGAGCAAGCACCGGAACAGTAAGTGGCCACCGAGACCACCGACCAGTGGCACAATCAATCGTTCTGTTTCAGAGTTGTCAAAATCCAATCGATTTCAAGTGCGTCTTGATGAACAAACAGAATCTGTAAAAACTTTAGACTCGACCGCTGAGTCTGAACCTAATAATAATCTCCTTCAGGCGCGGATGAAGCTCCGACGCTCAACCACAATGCAAGCCTAA